In Streptomyces sp. NBC_00878, a single window of DNA contains:
- a CDS encoding sigma factor-like helix-turn-helix DNA-binding protein, which translates to MDDDFTALAGEYWPRLTRTARLLTGDSAEAERLARAALTEVYARRRTPPDDAEFYVRRALVRGFLRGRTRPFLRSGRTPESYAPDQLDPLTEVLAGLRPRRRAVAVLHDWDGLPHREIAALLTSSPGAVKADSRRARKALRAHPAYSGSPRFGGSSVPGRPGSTSASHTAIPFAVLPAIKEAGRTRRRIRCRTTAALTTLGALLLVPLVLGAVRGTDSAAGQRSTPVARTAVRVVTPGERVAAAPGVELWLTKDGKHWSTPRETKVQQAQKSSAPTITLESDPVSGKRLFLSGVLQGQGSREPSRVELTTPDGTFTARVLTLAGSPGWSVWYADTQLTYEELPSSEVTVKAYDSAGTLLAQMDTPTT; encoded by the coding sequence ATGGACGACGACTTCACCGCCCTCGCCGGGGAGTACTGGCCCCGGCTGACGCGTACGGCCCGTTTGCTCACGGGGGACTCCGCCGAGGCGGAGAGACTCGCGAGAGCGGCGCTCACCGAGGTGTACGCGCGGCGGCGGACCCCGCCCGACGACGCGGAGTTCTATGTCCGGCGTGCCCTGGTACGGGGCTTTCTGCGCGGCCGGACACGGCCGTTCCTCCGCTCCGGGCGCACCCCGGAGTCGTACGCGCCCGATCAACTCGACCCGCTCACCGAGGTGTTGGCGGGTCTGCGGCCCCGCCGCCGGGCCGTCGCCGTCCTGCACGACTGGGACGGCCTGCCGCACCGCGAGATCGCCGCACTCCTCACCTCCTCGCCGGGCGCGGTCAAGGCGGACAGCCGCCGGGCCCGCAAGGCCCTCCGCGCCCACCCCGCGTACAGCGGGTCCCCGCGCTTCGGGGGCTCGTCCGTACCGGGCCGCCCCGGGAGCACCTCCGCATCGCACACCGCCATACCCTTCGCCGTCCTCCCCGCCATCAAGGAGGCGGGCCGCACCCGCCGGAGAATCCGCTGCCGCACCACGGCCGCGCTCACGACGCTCGGTGCGCTGCTCCTCGTACCGCTGGTCCTGGGTGCCGTGCGCGGCACGGACTCCGCCGCAGGTCAGCGGTCAACTCCCGTCGCCAGAACGGCGGTTCGGGTCGTCACCCCCGGCGAACGGGTCGCCGCCGCGCCCGGTGTCGAGCTCTGGCTCACCAAGGACGGCAAGCACTGGTCGACCCCGAGGGAGACCAAAGTCCAGCAGGCCCAGAAGAGTTCGGCCCCCACCATCACCCTGGAGTCGGACCCCGTCTCCGGGAAACGCCTGTTCCTCTCCGGCGTCCTCCAGGGCCAGGGCTCCCGCGAGCCGTCCCGCGTCGAACTCACCACTCCCGACGGCACGTTCACGGCCCGGGTCCTCACCCTGGCGGGCAGCCCCGGCTGGTCCGTCTGGTACGCGGACACCCAACTCACCTACGAGGAGCTGCCGTCGAGCGAGGTCACCGTGAAGGCCTACGACTCCGCCGGCACCCTCCTCGCGCAGATGGACACCCCCACCACATGA
- a CDS encoding SigE family RNA polymerase sigma factor, with protein MTEEEFDGFYAAAFPRLTGQLYALTGDHGEAQDVVQEAFVRAWDRRREFLADGAPEAWVRTVAMRLAVSRWRRARRWLELMRRHPLPEHTPGPGPERTALIGALRDLPEAQRRAVVLHHLCDLSVEQVASETGAPVGTVKARLSRGRAALARQLGETDELGEREGGRVR; from the coding sequence ATGACCGAGGAAGAGTTCGACGGGTTCTACGCCGCGGCGTTCCCCCGGCTGACCGGGCAGCTCTACGCCCTCACCGGTGACCACGGCGAGGCGCAGGACGTCGTCCAGGAGGCGTTCGTCCGCGCCTGGGACCGGCGCAGGGAGTTCCTCGCCGACGGAGCCCCCGAGGCGTGGGTCCGTACGGTCGCGATGCGGCTCGCGGTGAGTCGGTGGCGGCGGGCACGGCGCTGGCTGGAATTGATGCGTCGCCATCCGCTGCCCGAGCACACACCTGGTCCGGGTCCCGAACGGACCGCGCTCATCGGGGCGTTGCGGGACCTCCCGGAGGCGCAGCGCAGGGCTGTCGTTCTGCACCATCTGTGCGACTTGAGTGTCGAACAGGTAGCCTCCGAAACCGGTGCGCCCGTGGGGACGGTCAAGGCCAGGCTGTCCCGTGGCCGGGCGGCGCTGGCGCGACAGCTCGGCGAGACCGACGAACTGGGTGAGAGGGAGGGCGGCCGTGTCCGATGA
- a CDS encoding L,D-transpeptidase produces the protein MSDELKPGAAHGADGPDGWSVGSELAISLRELAHDHEMPVPVPGAEIRRRAVRRRRRRQASFAAVGASAATALALVLTVALTGGREPRTTSPAASYAGPTASASAPPSAAKAGPAEVAATVDLGRREMTVEGRTLAISSGSPKSPTPTGLMTVTEKYEAAMVPAAEAGWNGYDVKAPWVMTLRTPDNRTNYLLALTWDEKAPGNYDITGGAIGLRYDEAMWLYKVLKPGSRVDVVGAAPTASDDATR, from the coding sequence GTGTCCGATGAGCTCAAGCCCGGCGCGGCGCACGGGGCCGACGGCCCCGACGGCTGGTCCGTTGGCTCCGAACTGGCCATCTCGCTGCGTGAACTGGCCCACGACCATGAGATGCCCGTGCCCGTTCCGGGTGCGGAGATCCGGCGTCGTGCGGTACGTCGCCGGCGTCGGCGGCAGGCCTCGTTCGCCGCGGTCGGCGCCTCGGCCGCGACGGCCCTCGCGCTGGTCCTGACCGTGGCCCTCACGGGTGGGCGGGAGCCCAGGACGACCTCGCCCGCCGCGAGCTATGCCGGGCCCACCGCGTCCGCGTCCGCGCCGCCGTCGGCCGCCAAGGCCGGTCCGGCGGAGGTCGCCGCCACGGTCGATCTCGGGCGGCGCGAAATGACCGTCGAGGGACGGACGCTGGCCATCTCCTCCGGTTCGCCCAAGTCACCGACACCGACGGGGCTGATGACCGTCACCGAAAAGTACGAGGCGGCGATGGTGCCCGCCGCGGAGGCGGGCTGGAACGGGTACGACGTCAAGGCGCCCTGGGTGATGACACTGCGCACCCCCGACAACCGTACGAACTACCTCCTCGCCCTCACCTGGGACGAGAAGGCGCCCGGCAACTACGACATCACCGGCGGCGCGATCGGCCTGCGGTACGACGAGGCGATGTGGCTGTACAAGGTCCTGAAGCCGGGATCGCGGGTGGACGTGGTGGGGGCGGCACCGACCGCGAGCGACGACGCTACGCGCTGA
- a CDS encoding luciferase family protein yields MTAAHRAMALLETWPNLVSGPPRCAVGHAFASAGHELVHFHSDDSADLYLTRTAVERLLPQLGHASAIRVRPGASWITVLLDCDADVQLLLGLVSVALKEHGAVTPRRPSPPCDWERPPVVPGPRPGAARRMVDRLLPHGH; encoded by the coding sequence ATGACCGCGGCCCATCGCGCCATGGCTCTTCTGGAGACCTGGCCGAACCTGGTAAGTGGCCCGCCCCGGTGCGCCGTTGGGCATGCCTTCGCTTCGGCAGGACACGAGCTCGTCCACTTCCACTCCGACGACTCCGCCGACCTCTACCTCACCCGCACGGCCGTCGAACGCCTGCTGCCCCAACTCGGGCACGCCAGCGCGATCAGGGTCCGCCCCGGCGCCTCCTGGATCACCGTGCTCCTCGACTGCGACGCCGACGTCCAGCTTCTGCTGGGCCTCGTGAGCGTCGCCCTGAAGGAGCACGGCGCGGTCACGCCCCGCCGCCCCTCCCCACCGTGCGACTGGGAGCGGCCACCGGTGGTCCCCGGCCCACGCCCGGGAGCGGCCCGGCGCATGGTGGACCGCCTCCTGCCGCACGGTCACTGA
- a CDS encoding DUF397 domain-containing protein: protein MKTIPDASALPSWRKSSYSDNGAGGCVEVSDGYGNGVPVRDSKAPHGPALIVETVAWSSFVDAVKGGKLPT from the coding sequence TTGAAGACGATTCCTGACGCATCGGCTCTCCCCTCCTGGCGCAAGTCCAGTTACAGCGACAACGGGGCAGGCGGTTGTGTCGAGGTCTCGGACGGCTACGGCAATGGCGTTCCCGTCCGTGATTCCAAGGCGCCGCACGGCCCCGCGCTCATCGTCGAGACGGTCGCCTGGTCGTCGTTCGTCGATGCCGTCAAGGGTGGGAAGTTGCCCACCTGA
- a CDS encoding DUF5753 domain-containing protein encodes MELTSEDGKLTPRVRLGRRLRRLRERKGLSLRQLSERVGGYSHSYLGRVELGEQLPSGALVNTLDEYFDADGVLVELLELAQDTLIPDYFRKPFAKEQEAVRIQVFTSSLVPGLAQTPHYARALIRRSLPGETDEHVDERVSIRMNRQRILEREEPPFYWVIMDESALKRKIGSAKCMKEQMYRLLDLTARPRVTVQVLPFDRGAYPMLGGSLTLRTMSDGETIAAIESFDSGELVESPERVLEQTQRFDMARSLALTDDESLDLIRVYLKEYEVEDDS; translated from the coding sequence GTGGAGTTGACCAGCGAGGACGGCAAGCTCACGCCACGGGTGAGGCTCGGCAGGCGTCTCCGTCGGCTCCGCGAGCGCAAGGGGCTGTCACTGCGCCAGCTCTCCGAACGGGTGGGCGGCTACTCGCACAGCTACTTGGGGCGGGTGGAGTTGGGGGAGCAGCTGCCGTCGGGGGCGTTGGTGAACACGCTCGACGAGTACTTCGATGCGGACGGGGTGTTGGTCGAGTTGCTGGAGTTGGCGCAGGACACCCTGATTCCGGACTACTTCCGGAAACCCTTCGCCAAGGAACAGGAGGCCGTACGTATTCAGGTTTTCACCAGCAGCCTCGTCCCCGGACTCGCCCAGACTCCTCACTACGCGCGGGCGCTCATCCGGAGGTCACTGCCGGGCGAGACCGACGAGCACGTCGACGAGCGGGTCTCCATTCGCATGAACCGGCAAAGAATCCTGGAACGTGAAGAACCGCCCTTTTACTGGGTAATTATGGATGAGTCCGCACTTAAGCGAAAAATTGGCAGCGCAAAGTGCATGAAGGAACAGATGTATCGCCTGTTGGACCTGACGGCCCGACCACGCGTGACCGTGCAGGTCCTGCCTTTCGACAGGGGGGCTTACCCCATGCTGGGCGGAAGCCTGACCTTGCGGACCATGTCCGACGGCGAGACGATCGCGGCTATCGAGAGCTTCGACTCCGGTGAACTAGTAGAGTCCCCGGAAAGGGTTCTTGAGCAGACGCAGAGGTTCGACATGGCGCGCTCCCTGGCCCTCACGGACGATGAATCGCTCGATCTGATCCGCGTATACCTGAAAGAGTACGAAGTTGAAGACGATTCCTGA
- a CDS encoding aminoglycoside phosphotransferase family protein produces the protein MIDVPEVFARSTVEREGEPGAAWLAELPGIVDELLGQWECVRDGEVMHGGVGVVVPVRRRATESAELAESAVLKVSFPHHGNVHEPDAFEVWGGRGAVQLHERDDQRFAMLLERAQASALADVEDGDEVVTVAGRLSRRLAVPAPPGLPRLREQAAGWEEQLLKDAQELAHTLPRDVVDTAVATARELGRVQPDVVVHGDLHARNILRGDREPWLAVDPKGYAGDPAYDGGTLLKSRALTLIGVDDLRGAAHRVLDVFAETGELDRERVRRWAQFHAVQAAFWGRRHGFRVARGGFRLDRLVEFVDHLAESLTERRWTARGHRPGER, from the coding sequence ATGATCGACGTACCGGAAGTGTTCGCCCGGAGCACCGTCGAGCGGGAGGGCGAGCCCGGCGCGGCCTGGCTCGCCGAGCTGCCCGGCATCGTGGACGAGTTGCTGGGGCAGTGGGAGTGCGTGCGGGACGGCGAGGTCATGCACGGCGGTGTCGGGGTCGTCGTCCCGGTGCGACGGCGGGCCACGGAAAGCGCCGAATTGGCGGAAAGCGCCGTACTGAAGGTGTCGTTCCCGCACCACGGCAACGTTCACGAGCCGGACGCGTTCGAGGTGTGGGGCGGACGAGGAGCCGTCCAGCTGCACGAGCGCGACGACCAGCGGTTCGCGATGCTGCTGGAGCGGGCCCAGGCGTCGGCGCTGGCGGACGTCGAGGACGGCGACGAGGTGGTGACGGTCGCGGGGCGGCTCAGTCGCCGGCTGGCCGTCCCGGCTCCGCCGGGCCTCCCCCGGCTACGGGAGCAGGCGGCGGGCTGGGAGGAGCAACTGCTCAAGGACGCCCAGGAGTTGGCGCACACCCTGCCGCGTGACGTGGTGGACACGGCGGTGGCGACCGCCCGCGAACTCGGCCGCGTCCAGCCGGACGTCGTCGTCCACGGGGACCTCCACGCCCGGAACATCCTGCGCGGCGACCGCGAACCGTGGCTGGCCGTCGACCCCAAGGGCTACGCGGGCGACCCCGCCTACGACGGCGGCACGCTGCTCAAGTCCCGCGCGCTGACGCTCATCGGGGTGGACGACCTGCGCGGGGCCGCCCACCGCGTCCTGGACGTCTTCGCCGAGACCGGGGAACTCGATCGCGAACGCGTGCGGCGCTGGGCCCAGTTCCATGCCGTCCAGGCGGCGTTCTGGGGCCGTCGGCACGGATTCCGGGTGGCCCGCGGCGGATTCCGGCTGGACCGGCTCGTCGAATTCGTGGACCACTTGGCGGAGTCGCTCACGGAACGCCGGTGGACGGCGCGCGGTCACCGGCCGGGCGAGCGCTGA
- a CDS encoding helix-turn-helix transcriptional regulator, translating to MAPCCPPLTERPLTVEEAERTATMFKALGDPVRLRLFSLVASHEGGEACVCDISDVGVSQPTVSHHLKKLKEAGLLTSERRGTWVYYRVEPSVLAGMGQLLTSPRPQRSPGR from the coding sequence GTGGCCCCCTGCTGCCCTCCCCTGACCGAGCGCCCGCTCACCGTCGAGGAGGCCGAGCGGACCGCCACCATGTTCAAGGCGCTCGGCGACCCGGTCCGGCTGCGGCTCTTCTCGCTGGTCGCCTCGCACGAGGGCGGCGAGGCGTGCGTCTGCGACATCTCCGATGTCGGCGTCTCCCAGCCGACCGTGTCCCACCACCTGAAGAAGCTCAAGGAGGCGGGCCTGCTGACCTCCGAGCGCCGCGGCACCTGGGTCTACTACCGCGTGGAGCCGAGCGTGCTGGCGGGGATGGGCCAGTTGCTCACGAGCCCCCGGCCTCAGCGCTCGCCCGGCCGGTGA
- a CDS encoding NAD(P)-binding domain-containing protein codes for MSSENTTTGLPVVVIGAGPVGLAAAAHLVGRGLEPLVLEAGPVAGAAVREWAHVRLFSTWAEVVDPAAEKLLAPTGWTRPDAATYPTGADWAERYLQPLADVLGDRVRCGTTVIGVARAGRDRVVDSGREEQPFTVHVRRADGGEERIAARAVIDASGTWSLPGPAGADGLPALGERAAADRVSYRVPDLNDPAVRARYAGRRTAVVGSGASAFTALAALADLAKEAPGTHAVWILRRGLGADTYGGGEADALPARGALGLRAKAAVADGYASAATGFRVAALERVAALEGAEALEREGGRLVLVAEDGRRLEPVDEVIVLTGFRPDLSFLSEVRLGLDERLQAPVRLAPLIDPNVHSCGTVYPHGVRELSHPERDIHLAGMKSYGRAPTFLAMTGYEQVRSLAAALAGDHEAAERVELTLPETGVCGGAGLFDEPEEAQTGEGGGGCCSAPAASTASVTLEIGGRAVGSGGC; via the coding sequence ATGAGCAGCGAAAACACCACCACCGGTCTTCCCGTCGTTGTCATCGGTGCCGGGCCCGTCGGGCTCGCCGCCGCTGCCCACCTCGTCGGGCGCGGCCTCGAACCGCTGGTCCTGGAGGCCGGTCCGGTCGCCGGTGCCGCCGTCCGGGAGTGGGCTCACGTACGGCTGTTCTCCACCTGGGCCGAGGTCGTCGACCCCGCGGCCGAGAAGCTCCTCGCGCCCACCGGATGGACACGGCCCGACGCGGCGACGTACCCGACCGGCGCCGACTGGGCCGAGCGCTACCTCCAGCCGCTCGCCGACGTCCTCGGTGACCGGGTCCGGTGCGGTACGACCGTCATCGGCGTCGCCCGCGCCGGACGCGACCGCGTGGTCGACTCCGGCCGGGAGGAGCAGCCCTTCACCGTGCACGTCCGGCGGGCCGACGGCGGGGAGGAACGGATCGCCGCCCGAGCCGTCATCGACGCCTCCGGCACCTGGTCCCTGCCCGGACCGGCCGGAGCGGACGGACTGCCCGCGCTCGGCGAGCGGGCCGCGGCCGACCGCGTCTCCTACCGCGTTCCCGACCTCAACGACCCCGCCGTACGCGCCCGTTACGCGGGCCGGCGTACGGCGGTCGTCGGTTCCGGCGCCTCCGCCTTCACGGCCCTCGCCGCCCTGGCCGACCTCGCGAAGGAGGCGCCCGGGACGCACGCGGTGTGGATCCTGCGCCGCGGCCTCGGCGCGGACACGTACGGCGGTGGCGAGGCCGACGCGCTTCCCGCCCGCGGTGCCCTGGGGCTGCGCGCCAAGGCGGCCGTGGCGGACGGGTACGCCTCCGCCGCCACCGGCTTCCGCGTCGCGGCGCTGGAGAGGGTCGCGGCGCTGGAAGGCGCCGAGGCGCTGGAGAGGGAGGGCGGGCGGCTGGTGCTCGTCGCCGAGGACGGCCGTCGTCTCGAACCGGTCGACGAGGTCATCGTCCTGACCGGCTTCCGGCCCGACCTCTCCTTCCTCTCGGAGGTACGCCTCGGCCTGGACGAACGTCTCCAGGCACCCGTGCGCCTGGCCCCGCTCATCGACCCGAACGTCCACTCCTGCGGCACGGTCTACCCGCACGGCGTCCGCGAACTCTCCCACCCCGAGCGGGACATCCACCTGGCCGGCATGAAGTCGTACGGCCGCGCCCCCACGTTCCTCGCGATGACCGGCTACGAGCAGGTCCGCTCCCTCGCCGCGGCCCTGGCCGGGGACCACGAGGCCGCCGAGCGCGTGGAGCTGACGCTCCCGGAAACGGGCGTCTGCGGCGGCGCGGGTCTGTTCGACGAGCCGGAGGAGGCGCAGACCGGGGAGGGCGGCGGCGGTTGCTGCTCCGCCCCTGCGGCGTCCACCGCCTCCGTCACGCTTGAGATCGGCGGCCGGGCTGTGGGGTCCGGCGGCTGCTGA
- a CDS encoding glycoside hydrolase family 15 protein yields the protein MPGRIEDYALVGDLLTAALVGRDGSLDWLCLPRFDSPACFAALLGDENNGRWRIAPADAYTGEGEGVTVRRRYRGDSLILETEWETATGRATVVDFMPRRDGAPCVVRIVEGNAGTVALRMDLRLRFEYGSVVPWMHRVDGQLTGIAGPESVWLSTPVALTGHGEAHTADFTVTAGERIPSVLTWHPSHLPTPDTVDPFDALRRTEQYWSQWLRPFSYDGTYRDAVVRSLITLKALTYEPTGGIVAAPTTSLPEQPGGVRNWDYRYCWLRDAGMTLEALLRSGFTAEADAWRGWLERAVAGRPKDIQIMYGIGGERRLTEWTADWLAGYEKSRPVRIGNGAAAQQQLDVPGELMDTLYLTLRSGLRPQRHLLSLQQAVLDHLEEVWTHPDQGLWETRGEPRHHVHSKVMCWVAFDRAVRMAEEHGRPGPVARWREIRDRIHREVCERGFDPVRATFTQSYGSRALDAALLLIPGTGFLPPDDPRVVGTVAAVERELATDDGLVSRYSTVPGGTAGPDGLTGGEGTFLACSFWLADALRLTGREDDARRLFERLLLLRNDVGLLAEEYDVLTHRQLGNFPQAFTHVPLIRVAYELDHHAIHHARKLP from the coding sequence ATGCCGGGACGGATCGAGGACTACGCCCTCGTCGGAGACCTGCTCACAGCCGCCCTCGTGGGGCGCGACGGCAGCCTCGACTGGCTGTGCCTGCCGCGCTTCGACTCGCCCGCCTGCTTCGCCGCGCTGCTGGGCGACGAGAACAACGGCCGCTGGCGGATCGCCCCGGCGGACGCGTACACGGGCGAGGGCGAGGGTGTGACGGTCCGCCGTCGTTACCGCGGTGACTCCCTCATCCTGGAGACCGAGTGGGAGACCGCCACCGGCCGGGCCACCGTCGTCGACTTCATGCCGCGCCGCGACGGCGCCCCCTGCGTCGTACGCATCGTCGAGGGCAACGCCGGCACGGTCGCCCTGCGCATGGACCTGCGACTGCGCTTCGAGTACGGCAGCGTCGTGCCCTGGATGCACCGGGTGGACGGGCAGCTGACGGGGATCGCGGGCCCGGAGTCGGTGTGGCTGTCCACGCCCGTCGCGCTGACCGGACACGGCGAGGCCCACACCGCCGACTTCACCGTCACCGCGGGCGAACGGATCCCCTCCGTCCTGACCTGGCACCCCTCCCACCTGCCCACCCCCGACACCGTGGACCCCTTCGACGCGCTGCGCCGCACCGAGCAGTACTGGAGCCAGTGGCTGCGCCCGTTCTCGTACGACGGCACCTACCGTGACGCGGTCGTCCGTTCCCTCATCACCCTCAAGGCCCTCACCTACGAGCCGACCGGCGGCATCGTCGCCGCCCCCACCACCTCCCTCCCCGAACAGCCCGGCGGCGTCCGCAACTGGGACTACCGCTACTGCTGGCTCCGCGACGCCGGAATGACCCTGGAGGCCCTGCTGCGCAGCGGCTTCACCGCCGAGGCGGACGCCTGGCGCGGCTGGCTGGAACGGGCGGTGGCGGGCCGGCCGAAGGACATCCAGATCATGTACGGCATCGGCGGCGAGCGCCGGCTGACGGAGTGGACGGCCGACTGGCTCGCCGGGTACGAGAAGTCCCGCCCGGTACGCATCGGCAACGGCGCCGCCGCTCAGCAACAGCTCGACGTACCCGGTGAGTTGATGGACACCCTCTACCTGACCCTCCGCTCCGGACTGCGCCCCCAACGGCATCTCCTCTCCCTCCAGCAGGCCGTGCTCGACCATCTGGAGGAGGTGTGGACGCACCCCGACCAGGGTCTGTGGGAGACCCGCGGCGAACCCCGCCACCACGTCCACTCCAAGGTCATGTGCTGGGTGGCCTTCGACCGGGCGGTCCGCATGGCCGAGGAGCACGGGCGCCCGGGGCCCGTCGCGCGCTGGCGCGAGATCCGCGACCGTATCCACCGGGAGGTCTGCGAGCGGGGCTTCGACCCGGTCCGCGCCACCTTCACGCAGTCCTACGGTTCCCGCGCGCTCGACGCCGCGCTGCTGCTCATCCCGGGGACCGGCTTCCTGCCGCCGGACGACCCGCGCGTCGTCGGCACGGTCGCCGCCGTCGAGCGCGAACTCGCGACCGACGACGGCCTGGTCAGCCGCTACTCGACGGTCCCCGGTGGAACCGCGGGCCCCGACGGTCTCACCGGTGGCGAGGGAACCTTCCTCGCCTGTTCCTTCTGGCTCGCGGACGCCCTGCGTCTGACCGGCCGGGAGGACGACGCCCGCCGCCTTTTCGAGCGCCTGCTGCTCCTGCGCAACGACGTCGGTCTCCTCGCCGAGGAGTACGACGTCCTCACCCACCGCCAGCTGGGCAATTTCCCCCAGGCGTTCACGCACGTCCCGCTCATCCGCGTGGCGTACGAACTCGACCACCACGCGATCCATCACGCGCGAAAACTTCCGTAA
- a CDS encoding FkbM family methyltransferase, with the protein MQTLYRRLLTFLPRIGVKVLDLGPGASVVFRRGERTGVPVGQSAHLVTQGKGRYAVTSVGSDTWLVARAAKGRKATSVAFGGTGARLLLDKAVSAESEREFQLGAAHYLCAQHVAALLELYRVNCVFDVGANIGQYGKELRKFGYKGRIVSFEPVSDTFAKLRESAESDPDWQVYNFALGREEAVQSIHIDWKSMNSLLPPSEYGKERYKRFAKGRTEEIEIRRLDDVMQKALEGIEDPRPYLKMDTQGFDMEVFAGAGERISEFVGMQSEVAALRLYEGSPSMGEAVAAYEAAGFGVTGMYPVTREPATGRVVEFDCVMVRPEASGIAAG; encoded by the coding sequence ATGCAGACGCTTTACAGAAGACTGCTCACGTTCCTTCCCCGTATCGGTGTGAAGGTCCTCGATCTCGGCCCCGGTGCCTCCGTCGTGTTCCGGCGAGGTGAACGGACCGGCGTTCCGGTGGGACAGAGTGCCCATCTGGTGACCCAGGGGAAGGGGCGGTACGCCGTCACGTCCGTGGGCTCCGATACGTGGCTGGTGGCGCGCGCGGCCAAGGGGCGCAAGGCGACGAGCGTCGCCTTCGGCGGCACCGGAGCACGGCTCCTCCTCGACAAGGCCGTGTCGGCCGAGTCGGAGCGGGAGTTCCAGCTCGGGGCCGCCCACTATCTGTGCGCCCAGCACGTGGCCGCGCTGCTGGAGCTGTACCGCGTGAACTGCGTGTTCGACGTGGGTGCCAACATCGGGCAGTACGGGAAGGAGCTGCGGAAGTTCGGCTACAAGGGACGCATCGTCTCCTTCGAGCCGGTCTCCGACACCTTCGCGAAGCTGCGGGAGTCGGCAGAGAGCGACCCCGACTGGCAGGTCTACAACTTCGCGCTCGGGCGTGAGGAGGCCGTGCAGTCCATCCACATCGACTGGAAGTCCATGAACTCGCTGCTGCCGCCGAGCGAGTACGGCAAGGAGCGGTACAAGCGGTTCGCCAAGGGGCGTACCGAGGAGATCGAGATCCGGCGGCTCGACGACGTGATGCAGAAGGCCCTGGAGGGGATCGAAGATCCCCGGCCGTATCTGAAGATGGACACGCAGGGGTTCGACATGGAGGTGTTCGCCGGGGCGGGTGAGCGGATCTCCGAGTTCGTGGGGATGCAGTCCGAGGTGGCGGCGTTGCGGTTGTACGAGGGGAGTCCTTCGATGGGGGAGGCCGTCGCCGCGTACGAGGCCGCGGGGTTCGGGGTGACCGGGATGTATCCCGTTACCCGGGAGCCGGCCACCGGGCGGGTTGTCGAGTTCGACTGTGTGATGGTGCGGCCTGAGGCAAGTGGGATTGCCGCGGGTTGA